One genomic segment of Trichococcus shcherbakoviae includes these proteins:
- a CDS encoding extracellular solute-binding protein codes for MKTNWKKYFGSGLILGASALILGACGGTTDTSDTGSAENTSGEVVVEGDVKLWVDTDHVEVFKGIVADFEKEFPEVTVEVAAGSSADAKKDVSKDPKAAADVFMMPHDQVGQMAEAGLLYPNTKYADEVKANNVESAVEGVTWNDELYGYPYGVESQVLYYNKAKLTEDDVKSWTTLSEKGKIGTNFAEAGANYIFGPLFMSNGLYLYGETGEDPSGTNFNSEKGAEVLAWIAAQKNNPGVIQSGAEALANLEAGVSDAFLSGPWSKNDVTKALGENMGVAAYPTVDFGSGEVQMKAFLGVKLFAVNQQTDAPLASMALANYLSNETSQMTEFQEMGVIPSNKVVQANAEVQEDVVAKAVMEMSQSTHSVVMPKVPEIVSFWPAMDAIINDAYKGNITADEYMEKLDKLVEDTSKVTEPEEEKE; via the coding sequence GTGAAAACGAATTGGAAAAAGTATTTTGGAAGCGGTTTAATATTGGGGGCATCTGCTTTAATCTTGGGCGCATGCGGCGGCACAACTGATACAAGCGACACAGGCTCGGCTGAAAACACATCCGGGGAAGTCGTCGTCGAAGGCGATGTTAAATTGTGGGTGGATACGGATCATGTGGAAGTATTCAAAGGAATCGTAGCGGACTTCGAAAAAGAATTCCCCGAAGTTACGGTTGAAGTGGCAGCAGGAAGCTCAGCGGATGCAAAAAAAGATGTCTCGAAAGATCCGAAAGCGGCTGCCGATGTTTTCATGATGCCGCATGACCAGGTCGGTCAAATGGCTGAAGCGGGTCTATTGTACCCGAACACAAAATACGCAGATGAAGTAAAAGCAAACAACGTGGAATCGGCTGTGGAAGGCGTAACGTGGAACGATGAGCTTTACGGCTACCCATACGGCGTTGAATCGCAAGTTCTCTACTATAACAAAGCGAAACTTACTGAAGATGATGTGAAGAGCTGGACGACATTGTCTGAAAAAGGCAAAATCGGCACAAACTTTGCTGAAGCCGGAGCCAACTATATCTTCGGACCGCTGTTCATGAGTAACGGCCTTTACTTGTACGGCGAAACCGGTGAAGATCCAAGCGGAACCAATTTCAACAGCGAAAAAGGTGCTGAAGTACTTGCATGGATCGCAGCTCAAAAGAACAATCCAGGCGTGATCCAATCCGGTGCTGAAGCTTTGGCAAACTTGGAAGCAGGCGTTTCCGATGCTTTCCTTTCCGGTCCTTGGTCGAAAAATGATGTCACTAAAGCATTGGGCGAAAACATGGGCGTTGCGGCTTATCCGACAGTCGATTTCGGCAGCGGCGAAGTTCAGATGAAAGCTTTCTTGGGCGTCAAATTGTTTGCCGTAAACCAACAGACAGATGCTCCTTTAGCATCCATGGCTTTGGCGAACTACCTGTCCAACGAAACTTCCCAAATGACTGAATTCCAGGAAATGGGCGTCATCCCATCGAACAAGGTCGTTCAGGCAAATGCGGAAGTGCAAGAAGATGTTGTGGCGAAAGCGGTCATGGAAATGTCCCAATCCACTCATTCAGTCGTCATGCCTAAAGTTCCGGAAATCGTTTCGTTCTGGCCAGCGATGGATGCCATCATCAATGATGCATACAAAGGCAACATCACCGCAGACGAATACATGGAAAAACTGGACAAATTGGTAGAAGACACATCCAAAGTAACAGAACCTGAAGAAGAAAAAGAATAA
- a CDS encoding 6-phospho-alpha-glucosidase produces the protein MELKKQSVAIAGGGSTFTPGIIMMLLENLEIFPIRQIKFYDNDPERQKQIADACEIILKERAPEITFVATTDPETAFTDIDFVMAHIRVGKYAMREKDEKIPLKYGVIGQETCGPGGIAYGMRSIGGVLELVDYMEQYSPNAWMLNYSNPAAIVAEATRKLRPNSKIINICDMPVGIEHRMAEILGMKSRKELSIRYYGLNHFGWWTDIRDKDGNDLMPAIQKHVKEHGYITPAELEGKGSEEVEASWVHTFGKAKEVYPLDPKTLPNTYLKYYLFPQDEVEKANPEYTRANEVMDHREKMVFGECNRIAQLGTAVNSELETDDHASYIVDLARAIAYNTKERMLLIVPNNGAISNFDPTAMVEIPCIVGSNGPEPLVQGEIPRFQKGLMEQQVAVEKLVVEAWEEGSYQKLWQALTVSRIVPNARVAKNILDDFIAVNTEFWPTLN, from the coding sequence ATGGAATTAAAAAAACAATCGGTCGCTATCGCAGGCGGAGGCAGCACGTTTACACCAGGAATCATCATGATGTTATTGGAAAATCTGGAGATTTTTCCGATCAGACAAATCAAATTCTATGACAATGACCCGGAGAGACAAAAGCAGATCGCGGATGCGTGCGAAATTATCCTGAAAGAACGTGCGCCTGAAATCACTTTTGTTGCGACCACTGATCCTGAAACTGCCTTTACGGATATCGATTTCGTGATGGCCCATATCCGCGTCGGAAAATATGCGATGCGTGAAAAAGATGAAAAAATTCCTTTGAAATACGGTGTCATCGGCCAGGAAACTTGTGGGCCAGGCGGGATTGCATACGGCATGCGTTCGATTGGAGGCGTGTTGGAGTTGGTGGATTACATGGAGCAATATTCTCCGAACGCATGGATGCTGAACTACTCCAATCCGGCAGCGATTGTAGCGGAAGCGACGCGCAAACTGCGTCCTAACAGCAAAATCATCAACATTTGCGACATGCCTGTAGGTATCGAACATCGCATGGCGGAAATTCTTGGAATGAAATCGCGCAAAGAACTTTCCATACGCTACTATGGTTTGAACCACTTCGGCTGGTGGACAGATATCCGAGATAAAGACGGCAATGACCTGATGCCTGCAATCCAAAAGCATGTCAAAGAGCATGGCTACATCACGCCTGCCGAGCTGGAAGGAAAGGGCAGCGAGGAAGTGGAAGCAAGCTGGGTGCACACATTCGGAAAAGCCAAAGAAGTCTATCCATTGGATCCAAAAACCTTGCCGAATACTTATTTGAAGTACTACTTATTCCCGCAAGATGAAGTCGAAAAAGCCAACCCTGAATACACACGCGCAAACGAGGTGATGGATCACCGTGAGAAGATGGTCTTTGGGGAGTGCAACCGCATTGCGCAACTAGGGACTGCGGTGAATTCCGAACTGGAAACGGACGATCACGCTTCTTACATTGTCGATTTGGCTCGAGCGATTGCCTACAATACAAAAGAGCGCATGTTGCTGATTGTGCCGAATAATGGCGCTATCTCAAACTTTGATCCGACAGCGATGGTGGAAATTCCCTGTATCGTTGGTTCGAATGGTCCGGAACCACTCGTTCAAGGCGAAATTCCGCGCTTCCAAAAAGGATTGATGGAACAGCAAGTCGCTGTGGAAAAATTGGTTGTGGAAGCTTGGGAAGAAGGCTCCTACCAAAAATTGTGGCAGGCGCTGACTGTTTCCCGCATCGTGCCGAATGCCCGTGTAGCCAAAAACATTCTGGATGATTTCATTGCCGTCAACACGGAGTTTTGGCCGACTCTAAACTAA
- a CDS encoding sugar ABC transporter permease, which yields MAKVKKTTGYKAQRRFSLATVYAVLAVLSVIWLFPIVWIVLTSFRAEGGAFVPYIIPKSFTLDNYRILLQNTTGNYPFVRWFLNTLFVSVISCILSTFITIAMAYALSRLRFKMRKPFLKVALVLNMFPGFMSMIAVYYILKALNLTESLLALILVYSAGSALGFYIAKGFFDTIPMALDESAMIDGANKWEIFTKITLPLSKPIIVYTSLLAFMGPWMDFIFAKIIMGDNIPNYTIAIGLFTMMTRTTANSLFMAFTAGCVLIAIPITILFIFMQRFYVEGVTSGSVKG from the coding sequence ATGGCAAAAGTAAAGAAAACAACAGGATACAAAGCGCAACGGCGGTTTTCGCTGGCTACAGTCTATGCCGTCCTGGCTGTTCTGTCGGTCATTTGGCTATTCCCTATCGTGTGGATCGTTTTGACCAGCTTCCGGGCAGAAGGCGGCGCGTTCGTTCCGTATATTATTCCAAAATCATTCACTTTGGATAACTACAGAATTCTTTTGCAGAACACAACCGGAAATTATCCGTTTGTGCGCTGGTTCCTGAACACGTTGTTTGTTTCCGTCATCAGTTGCATTCTGTCGACTTTCATCACAATCGCAATGGCGTACGCACTGTCGCGCCTGCGCTTCAAGATGCGGAAACCGTTCCTGAAAGTCGCGTTGGTCCTGAACATGTTCCCCGGATTCATGAGCATGATCGCCGTGTACTACATCCTGAAAGCCCTGAACCTGACGGAAAGCCTGCTTGCTTTGATTCTGGTCTATTCCGCCGGCTCGGCGCTAGGCTTCTACATCGCCAAAGGATTCTTCGACACGATCCCGATGGCATTGGATGAATCGGCCATGATCGACGGTGCCAACAAGTGGGAGATCTTCACAAAAATCACACTGCCGTTGTCCAAACCGATCATCGTGTACACGTCCTTGCTGGCTTTCATGGGACCATGGATGGATTTCATCTTCGCAAAAATCATCATGGGCGACAACATCCCGAACTACACGATCGCGATTGGGCTGTTCACGATGATGACCCGCACAACCGCGAACTCGCTGTTCATGGCCTTCACCGCAGGCTGTGTGCTGATTGCCATCCCGATCACGATTCTGTTCATCTTCATGCAACGCTTCTACGTGGAAGGCGTGACTTCCGGATCAGTCAAAGGATAG
- a CDS encoding helix-turn-helix transcriptional regulator produces the protein METARVSDYIARRRANDKAFEENFQEESKRLEVAVALRELRKAEGLTQRQLAEKVHKPQSTIARIENGSINVTFKTMKEIANALDKDIEVRFV, from the coding sequence ATGGAAACAGCAAGAGTAAGTGACTACATTGCCCGCCGCCGTGCCAATGACAAAGCCTTTGAGGAGAATTTTCAGGAGGAAAGCAAGCGCCTGGAGGTCGCTGTGGCTTTACGGGAGTTGCGGAAGGCGGAAGGACTTACCCAGCGACAGTTGGCTGAAAAAGTGCATAAGCCGCAATCTACGATTGCCCGTATCGAGAACGGGAGTATCAATGTTACCTTCAAGACTATGAAAGAGATTGCTAATGCCCTGGACAAGGACATTGAGGTGCGGTTTGTTTAA
- a CDS encoding helix-turn-helix transcriptional regulator has translation MENKLQKYFDTQMETPEFAEAWKETEASYQAANILLKIRAEKQLTQSELANLTGKKQSYIARVEKGTQNISVQTLSDIVESAGGKLKIEVVV, from the coding sequence ATGGAAAATAAATTACAAAAATACTTTGATACCCAAATGGAAACACCGGAATTTGCTGAAGCATGGAAAGAAACCGAAGCCAGTTATCAAGCTGCAAATATTCTTTTAAAAATTAGAGCAGAAAAACAGTTAACCCAATCTGAGTTAGCAAATCTAACTGGGAAAAAACAATCTTATATTGCTCGAGTTGAAAAAGGTACGCAAAATATTAGTGTACAAACATTAAGTGACATCGTGGAATCTGCAGGCGGAAAGTTAAAAATAGAAGTAGTCGTTTAA
- a CDS encoding MurR/RpiR family transcriptional regulator, translating into MELEGIINEHFNELNENEKAIIEYIIKNKANCQEMTIIELAKETLTSKSSILRLTQKLGFSGYSEFKYSIRKDISKKNIVGENYDLYSLQIKDIEATKKIFEQTELTPILKQLHEANRIYCYGTGWGQRNVLADFLRSMIAVGKYPILLEAKRELEMASKSDIRPSDLLIVVSLSGDIREVEKEMGILKLKGIPIVSITSLSNNSLASLGKYNLYFQSTPVVLRDSEIVSFLPIHLTLDSLYRKYVDYTNDLPKK; encoded by the coding sequence GTGGAATTAGAAGGCATCATCAATGAGCACTTCAACGAACTGAACGAAAATGAAAAAGCAATTATTGAATACATCATCAAGAATAAGGCGAACTGCCAAGAAATGACCATCATTGAATTGGCGAAAGAGACGCTGACATCGAAGTCGTCCATCCTGCGCTTGACGCAAAAACTGGGATTCAGCGGGTACAGTGAATTCAAATACAGCATCCGAAAAGATATTTCCAAGAAAAATATCGTCGGAGAAAACTACGATCTTTACAGTCTGCAAATCAAAGATATTGAAGCGACAAAGAAAATTTTTGAACAAACCGAATTGACACCTATTTTGAAGCAATTGCATGAAGCAAATCGGATTTATTGTTATGGCACAGGCTGGGGACAGCGCAACGTTTTGGCTGACTTTTTACGCTCTATGATTGCTGTTGGCAAATATCCCATTCTATTGGAAGCCAAAAGGGAATTGGAAATGGCATCCAAAAGCGACATAAGGCCTTCTGACTTGTTGATCGTGGTTTCGTTGAGCGGGGATATACGCGAAGTTGAAAAAGAAATGGGCATTTTGAAGCTAAAAGGCATTCCGATTGTCTCGATTACTAGCTTGAGCAATAACAGCTTGGCTTCTTTAGGCAAGTATAATCTGTATTTCCAAAGTACGCCTGTTGTGCTGAGGGATTCCGAAATTGTTTCCTTTCTGCCCATCCACCTGACACTGGATAGCCTGTACAGGAAATATGTGGACTATACAAACGACCTTCCCAAGAAGTAG
- a CDS encoding AraC family ligand binding domain-containing protein has product MSEKLLKDLFFKEYYFSDFYFFNVGYEKCQSRHRFGPSLRDNYIVHFVISGKGRYTVTDKTHHLGAGDFFLIRPNELVDYEADAEDPWEYYWIGFSGNKVKEILHTNGIGVKDYTGQVGAQEELQGKFESFMQADFFDDSNKLVNQALFYDIFSFFKIHNENMEMGVRVSRTKKYSEAFLLYVENNYYREDLTIEEIAKSMYLHPSYFSQVIKEELGLSALKYLNLYRMNKASQLLKTTELSVEEIASAVGYQNRHSFSRAFKNRFHSSPTRYKLEK; this is encoded by the coding sequence ATGAGCGAAAAACTATTGAAGGATCTATTTTTTAAAGAATATTATTTTTCGGATTTTTATTTTTTTAATGTGGGATATGAGAAGTGCCAGAGCAGGCATCGGTTTGGCCCTTCGTTACGGGATAACTATATCGTGCACTTTGTGATCAGCGGAAAGGGAAGGTATACCGTAACCGATAAAACGCATCACTTGGGTGCGGGTGATTTTTTTCTGATCCGGCCGAATGAACTGGTCGATTACGAAGCGGATGCGGAAGATCCCTGGGAATACTATTGGATCGGGTTTTCCGGCAACAAAGTGAAAGAAATCCTGCATACGAACGGGATCGGAGTTAAGGACTATACAGGCCAAGTTGGCGCACAAGAAGAGCTACAGGGAAAATTCGAGAGCTTTATGCAAGCCGATTTTTTTGATGATTCTAACAAACTGGTAAATCAGGCCCTCTTCTATGACATTTTTTCGTTCTTCAAAATCCATAATGAAAATATGGAAATGGGGGTCCGCGTCAGCCGAACGAAAAAATACAGCGAAGCCTTTTTGTTGTATGTGGAAAATAATTATTATCGCGAGGATCTGACGATCGAAGAAATTGCGAAATCCATGTACCTTCACCCGTCCTATTTCAGTCAGGTGATCAAAGAGGAATTGGGCTTGAGCGCCCTCAAATATTTGAACCTGTACCGGATGAACAAAGCCAGTCAGCTGTTGAAAACGACGGAATTGTCGGTGGAGGAAATAGCAAGCGCGGTAGGATACCAGAACCGGCACTCTTTTTCACGGGCCTTCAAAAACAGATTCCACAGTTCCCCAACCCGGTATAAGCTCGAAAAATAA
- a CDS encoding alpha-glucoside-specific PTS transporter subunit IIBC, whose amino-acid sequence MMQKLQRFGGAMFTPVLLFAFAGIILSLSIMFQNEMLVGGIAAEGTIWKNFWAVVESGGWTVFNQIELLFVIGLPMGLAQKANARAALESFVVYTTFNNFLSKILQLMGPTFNVDFTQEVGGNSGLKMIAGTKTLDTNLIGAILIAAIVVWIHNRYFEKKLPDWIGIFQGSSLVVIIGFFLMLPIAFLTAWIWPIIQSGIGSAQGFMANSGTFGVWLYVFLERILIPTGLHHFIYQPFIFGPAVVEGGLTAAWLENLNTFAQSSEPLKDLFPEGGFALHNVSKLFAPLGIAAAFYTTASPEKRKKTLALLIPTALTAILSGITEPFEFTFLFIAPQLFLVHALLAATLGATVYAFGVVGDIGGGLITNLSQFIIPMSINHMGSVLTLFAVGFAFSVIYFFVFRFAILKYDLKTPGREDAAEVKMYSKQEYREKQAKKNAGALADNPYAVSAAHYMEALGGVENIVEVNNCATRLRVTVADEALVAPDAEFKQGGAHGLVRNGKAFQVIVGLDVPQVREAFDQLVAQRPI is encoded by the coding sequence ATGATGCAGAAATTGCAGCGCTTTGGTGGCGCCATGTTTACACCTGTTTTATTATTCGCTTTTGCAGGGATTATCTTGTCGCTTTCAATCATGTTCCAAAATGAAATGTTGGTTGGTGGAATCGCAGCGGAAGGAACAATATGGAAAAACTTCTGGGCGGTTGTTGAATCCGGTGGGTGGACAGTTTTTAATCAGATTGAGTTATTATTCGTTATTGGTTTGCCTATGGGATTGGCGCAAAAAGCAAATGCTCGCGCAGCTTTGGAGTCGTTCGTTGTCTATACCACATTCAACAACTTCTTAAGCAAAATTCTTCAGCTGATGGGCCCGACATTCAATGTTGACTTCACACAAGAAGTCGGCGGTAACAGTGGCCTGAAAATGATCGCCGGTACTAAGACGCTGGACACCAATTTAATCGGCGCTATCTTGATTGCGGCAATTGTTGTGTGGATCCACAATCGCTATTTCGAAAAGAAACTGCCTGATTGGATCGGTATTTTCCAAGGTTCTTCGCTGGTTGTGATTATCGGGTTCTTCCTGATGCTGCCGATAGCATTTTTGACGGCTTGGATTTGGCCGATCATCCAAAGCGGTATCGGATCAGCACAAGGCTTCATGGCCAATTCCGGTACATTCGGTGTTTGGCTGTATGTGTTCCTCGAACGGATTTTGATTCCGACAGGATTGCACCACTTCATCTATCAACCATTCATTTTTGGGCCAGCGGTGGTCGAAGGTGGGTTGACCGCTGCTTGGTTGGAAAACCTGAATACATTCGCACAGTCTAGTGAGCCTTTGAAAGATTTGTTCCCTGAAGGTGGGTTCGCTTTGCACAATGTTTCCAAACTATTCGCACCGCTGGGGATTGCGGCTGCCTTCTATACGACAGCCAGTCCTGAGAAGCGTAAAAAGACATTGGCCCTGTTGATTCCGACGGCGTTGACAGCCATTCTTTCCGGGATTACGGAACCGTTCGAATTCACGTTCCTGTTTATAGCACCGCAGTTGTTCTTGGTTCATGCTTTGTTGGCGGCAACTTTAGGCGCGACGGTATATGCTTTTGGAGTTGTCGGAGATATCGGCGGTGGTTTGATCACGAACCTGTCGCAGTTCATCATTCCGATGTCGATCAATCATATGGGCTCGGTCCTGACCCTCTTCGCAGTCGGTTTTGCTTTCAGTGTCATCTACTTCTTTGTGTTCCGATTCGCCATCCTGAAATATGACCTGAAAACACCTGGTCGTGAAGATGCGGCAGAAGTCAAAATGTACAGCAAACAAGAGTACCGGGAAAAGCAAGCCAAGAAAAATGCAGGTGCTTTGGCCGATAATCCTTATGCCGTAAGTGCTGCGCATTATATGGAGGCGTTAGGCGGTGTGGAAAACATTGTCGAGGTGAACAACTGTGCAACAAGGCTGCGTGTCACAGTGGCTGATGAAGCATTGGTGGCACCTGATGCGGAATTCAAACAAGGTGGCGCACATGGTCTCGTCAGAAATGGAAAGGCGTTCCAAGTGATAGTGGGGCTAGATGTTCCGCAAGTCCGGGAAGCATTCGATCAGCTGGTCGCACAAAGGCCGATTTAA
- a CDS encoding carbohydrate ABC transporter permease: MFKKKSYGQQMTFRELFKEGDVATKLSFVVMGAANLANKQYLKGLIFLFSQIAFFYWLIRNGLRALSMLATLGTQSQGLVFDERLGIEVLQEGDNSMLLLLFGIAAIVICLLLVGLYVINLKSARNIHELKKAGKKIPSTMDDLASLLNERFHATLMTIPLLGVLLFTVLPLLYMISIAFTNYDHTHLPPKNLFTWVGFVNFGNVISGNMADTFFPVLGWTLIWATLATVTCFFFGILLALLINTKGLKFKGVWRTIFVTTMAVPQFISLLVMRNLLNGAGPINATLLNLGLIDSAIPFLTDPIWAKITVIVVNMWIGIPATMLVSTGIIQNLPTDQIEAARIDGANKLQIFRNITFPQILFVMMPALIQQFIGNINNFNVIFLLTGGGPSNSDFYGAGSTDLLVTWLYNLTVNTMDYNLASVIGILIFILSAVFSLLAYTRTNSFKEG, encoded by the coding sequence ATGTTCAAGAAAAAAAGTTACGGCCAGCAGATGACCTTTCGGGAATTGTTCAAAGAAGGGGACGTCGCAACAAAACTTTCCTTTGTTGTCATGGGAGCTGCCAATCTTGCCAATAAACAATACCTAAAAGGTTTGATTTTCCTGTTTTCGCAGATCGCCTTCTTCTATTGGCTGATCCGCAACGGACTGCGGGCGCTATCCATGTTGGCGACGTTGGGTACCCAATCGCAAGGGCTCGTTTTTGACGAACGCCTAGGGATTGAAGTGCTGCAAGAGGGCGACAACTCGATGTTACTGCTATTATTCGGGATTGCTGCCATTGTGATTTGTTTGCTCCTTGTTGGTTTGTACGTCATCAATCTGAAAAGCGCAAGGAATATCCATGAACTGAAGAAAGCAGGAAAAAAAATCCCGAGCACGATGGATGATTTGGCGAGTTTGTTGAATGAACGATTCCATGCCACCTTGATGACGATTCCGTTGTTGGGCGTACTTTTGTTCACGGTCCTGCCGCTGCTCTACATGATTTCGATCGCCTTCACGAACTATGACCACACGCATCTGCCGCCGAAAAACCTTTTTACCTGGGTCGGCTTTGTAAACTTCGGTAACGTCATTTCCGGAAATATGGCAGACACCTTCTTCCCGGTCTTGGGCTGGACGCTGATTTGGGCGACGTTGGCAACAGTCACTTGCTTTTTCTTCGGCATCCTGCTGGCACTTTTGATCAATACTAAAGGCCTGAAATTCAAAGGCGTTTGGCGCACAATTTTCGTCACCACGATGGCCGTTCCGCAGTTTATTTCACTGTTGGTGATGCGCAATCTCTTGAATGGCGCGGGTCCCATCAACGCGACATTGTTGAACTTGGGCCTGATCGATTCAGCCATTCCATTTTTGACAGATCCGATTTGGGCAAAAATTACCGTCATTGTCGTCAACATGTGGATCGGGATTCCGGCAACGATGCTGGTTTCGACGGGGATCATCCAAAACCTGCCGACGGATCAGATCGAAGCGGCCCGGATCGATGGCGCCAACAAACTGCAGATTTTCAGGAACATCACTTTCCCGCAAATTCTGTTCGTGATGATGCCTGCGTTGATCCAACAGTTTATCGGCAACATCAATAACTTCAACGTCATTTTCCTGTTGACCGGCGGCGGCCCATCAAATTCCGATTTCTACGGCGCGGGTTCGACGGACTTGTTGGTTACGTGGCTGTACAACTTGACGGTCAATACGATGGACTACAATTTGGCATCCGTCATCGGTATCCTGATCTTCATCCTGTCCGCAGTGTTCAGTCTGCTGGCTTACACAAGAACGAATTCATTCAAGGAGGGCTAA
- a CDS encoding type II toxin-antitoxin system RelE/ParE family toxin, whose translation MKKYNFDVYEKENGEAPFLEYLDSLDVKSRAKVLRAITIVEDFGAHSPPGYIDHLGDGIYELRVKFSSNIFRCLYFHFHNNKYIITHGFTKKTQKTPSREIAKSKEYRKDYLERNEEKDGK comes from the coding sequence ATGAAAAAATACAATTTTGATGTCTATGAAAAAGAAAACGGTGAAGCTCCCTTTTTGGAGTATTTAGATAGTTTGGATGTAAAATCCAGAGCCAAAGTATTACGAGCAATAACTATTGTGGAAGATTTCGGAGCACATTCTCCACCAGGATATATCGACCACTTAGGCGATGGCATTTACGAACTTCGAGTGAAATTCTCAAGCAATATTTTTAGGTGTTTATATTTTCATTTTCACAATAATAAGTATATTATCACTCATGGTTTTACGAAAAAAACACAAAAAACCCCGTCAAGAGAAATCGCTAAATCTAAAGAGTATCGTAAAGACTACCTGGAAAGGAATGAAGAAAAAGATGGAAAATAA
- a CDS encoding alpha-glucosidase/alpha-galactosidase, which translates to MVKICFIGAGSTIFAKNVLGDAMLTPSLQDAEIALYDIDEKRLKESELMLQTINKNSNQSRAKIQSFSDRKEALKDANFVINAIQVGGYKPSTVIDFEIPKKYGLQQTIGDTTGIGGIFRGLRTLPVMFEFAKDMEEVCPDAWLLNYTNPMAILTMGMLKATKIKTVGLCHSVQVCVPELFEHLGIKDQYNLDEFQWKIAGINHMAWLLEINRNGKDFYPEIRSLASKIANPHKDSVRFELMKHFGYYVTESSEHNAEYHPYFIKKNYPELIDQLQIPIDEYLRRCVDQIERWETQRDEIVNDGSLEHTRSREYASYIMGAITTGTPTVIAGNVLNKGLITNLPENCCVEVPCLVDKNGVQPTYVGDLPTQLAALDRTNINVQELTVEAAMTLEKDKIYQAALMDPHANSELSISEIKAMVDELIAAHGDYLPAYK; encoded by the coding sequence ATGGTCAAAATTTGTTTTATCGGTGCAGGCAGCACAATCTTCGCAAAAAACGTTTTGGGGGACGCGATGTTGACTCCGAGTCTCCAGGATGCAGAAATCGCATTGTACGATATTGATGAAAAACGCTTAAAAGAATCCGAACTGATGCTTCAGACCATCAACAAAAACTCGAATCAAAGCCGCGCAAAAATACAATCTTTCAGCGACAGAAAAGAAGCTTTGAAAGATGCGAATTTTGTCATCAATGCGATCCAAGTGGGCGGCTACAAGCCGAGCACTGTGATTGATTTTGAGATTCCTAAAAAATACGGCTTGCAGCAGACAATCGGGGATACTACCGGTATCGGCGGTATTTTCAGAGGCTTGCGTACACTTCCGGTGATGTTTGAATTTGCCAAAGACATGGAAGAAGTGTGTCCGGATGCATGGCTATTGAACTACACCAATCCTATGGCCATTTTGACGATGGGCATGCTGAAAGCGACGAAGATCAAAACGGTCGGCTTGTGCCACAGTGTCCAAGTCTGTGTGCCGGAACTCTTCGAGCATCTGGGCATAAAAGATCAATACAATCTGGATGAATTCCAATGGAAAATCGCCGGTATCAACCACATGGCTTGGCTATTGGAAATCAACCGGAATGGAAAAGATTTCTATCCTGAAATCCGCAGTCTGGCTTCAAAAATCGCTAATCCACATAAGGATTCTGTGCGCTTTGAATTGATGAAACACTTCGGCTACTATGTCACGGAATCCAGCGAGCATAATGCGGAGTACCATCCTTACTTCATCAAAAAGAATTATCCGGAATTGATCGATCAATTGCAGATCCCGATCGATGAATACTTGAGAAGATGCGTTGATCAAATCGAACGCTGGGAAACTCAAAGAGACGAGATCGTCAATGACGGTTCGCTGGAACATACAAGAAGCCGCGAATATGCCTCTTATATTATGGGTGCGATTACAACCGGAACGCCGACTGTAATTGCTGGGAATGTTCTCAATAAAGGTCTAATCACGAATTTGCCGGAAAATTGCTGTGTGGAAGTGCCGTGTTTGGTGGACAAAAACGGCGTTCAACCTACCTATGTTGGCGACCTTCCTACGCAACTGGCCGCATTGGACCGAACAAACATCAATGTCCAGGAGTTGACGGTTGAAGCAGCAATGACACTTGAAAAAGACAAAATCTATCAAGCGGCATTGATGGACCCGCATGCGAATTCGGAACTGTCCATTTCAGAAATCAAAGCAATGGTGGACGAATTGATCGCTGCCCATGGCGATTATCTGCCGGCTTATAAATAA